Proteins encoded within one genomic window of Trichoderma asperellum chromosome 2, complete sequence:
- the SPB4 gene encoding ATP-dependent rRNA helicase spb4 (BUSCO:EOG092D13G3) — MAPGKVAVKRDPRAWGGLTPPLAEWILDAVSSMGFKQMTPVQAATLPQFLGNKDVVVEAVTGSGKTLAFLIPIVQRLLRLGEPTKKHHVSAIVISPTRELAAQIHTVLLSLLEFHAPSAEILPHLKGEDKRPSTNVPVIVPQLLVGGTTTPAQDLSYFVRHSPNLLISSPGRLVELLASPHVHIDQSFEALVLDEADRLLDLGFKQDLQTILSHLPKQRRTGLFSASVSEAVGEIIRVGLRNPVKIEVKVKMKDGGIVEDRKIPASLQMSYLVTPASQKLPALAQLLERLPIRPQKSIVFLSTCAAVDYFQHTLPQILPEGFSLVPLHGKHPAKVREKNFGRFLSSVSPTILLTTDLAARGLDIPQVDLVVQIDAPSDPKVFIHRSGRAGRAGRKGLAVVMLHPGHEEDYARFLEIRQTPITPLLKPSISVTEDEARDTTSKFRKLLQSDRAIHDKAQKAFVSWVRSYGAHQATSIFRVSDLDWADLGNAWGLLRLPRMPELRSWDGDKMLGVEMDWDEFAYKDKAREQARREAMAADKSGETAKKAADAKRKRKNNEAWSGKQEQEEHRTERREKRHKKSEAKRLSTMTDDEKVKQAELDELIRKVREENMAKAAKEDDEFEGFD; from the exons ATGGCTCCTGGAAAAGTCGCTGTCAAGAGGGATCCTAGGGCTTGGGGTGGCTTAACGCCTCCATTGGCAGAATGGATCCTTGACGCCGTATCTAGCATGGGTTTTAAGCAGATGACACCAGTGCAAGCTGCGACTCTGCCTCAGTTTCTGGGGAACAAAGACGTGGTAGTTGAG GCTGTGACTGGTAGTGGAAAAACATTAGCCTTCTTAATTCCCATTGTTCAACGACTATTGCGCCTCGGGGAGCCCACAAAGAAGCACCATGTCAGCGCAATCGTCATCTCGCCCACCAGAGAGCTCGCCGCTCAGATCCATACagtcctcctctccctcctcgagTTCCATGCGCCATCTGCCGAGATACTACCACACCTGAAAGGCGAAGATAAGAGACCTAGCACTAATGTGCCTGTCATCGTTCCCCAGCTGCTGGTCGGAGGAACCACCACACCCGCGCAAGATCTCAGCTACTTTGTCCGACACAGCCCGAATCTTCTTATATCCTCCCCAGGCCGTCTCGTAGAGCTGCTAGCATCACCCCATGTTCACATCGACCAGTCCTTCGAAGCCCTTGTCCTCGACGAGGCTGATCGACTGCTTGATCTCGGCTTCAAGCAGGATCTCCAAACGATACTTTCACATCTTCCTAAGCAGAGACGAACGGGTCTGTTCAGTGCAAGTGTTAGTGAAGCTGTTGGCGAAATCATTCGAGTTGGATTACGAAATCCGGTAAAGATCGAAGTCAAGGTGAAAATGAAGGATGGCGGAATCGTCGAAGACAGAAAGATTCCTGCAAGTCTTCAGATGTCATACCTGGTTACTCCGGCTAGCCAGAAGCTGCCAGCCTTAgcgcagctgctggagcgccTGCCTATACGGCCCCAAAAGAGTATTGTCTTTCTATCTACTTGCGCCGCTGTAGACTACTTTCAACACACTCTTCCTCAGATATTGCCTGAAGGATTTTCGCTGGTACCTTTACATGGCAAGCATCCGGCTAAAGTGCGCGAAAAGAACTTTGGCCGCTTTCTATCCTCGGTATCTCCTACAATTTTGTTGACAACAGATTTGGCAGCTCGTGGTTTGGATATCCCACAGGTTGATTTGGTTGTTCAGATTGATGCCCCATCCGACCCCAAAGTATTCATACATAGAAGTGGAAGAGCTGGTCGTGCAGGCAGAAAAGGTCTGGCTGTGGTTATGTTACACCCAGGGCACGAGGAAGACTATGCCAGATTTCTGGAGATTCGCCAAACCCCGATCACACCATTATTAAAACCTTCAATCTCTGTgacagaagatgaagcccgAGATACGACATCAAAGTTCCGGAAACTCCTTCAGTCAGACAGAGCGATCCACGACAAAGCACAGAAAGCTTTCGTTAGCTGGGTACGAAGTTACGGGGCACACCAAGCTACATCCATTTTCAGAGTCAGTGATTTGGATTGGGCGGATCTTGGAAACGCATGGGGGCTGCTTCGCCTGCCTAGGATGCCCGAGTTGAGATCATGGGACGGAGATAAGATGCTGGGGGTTGAAATGGACTGGGACGAATTTGCTTATAAGGACAAGGCACGGGAGCAGGCCAGACGAGAGGCTATGGCAGCTGATAAGAGCGGAGAGACAGCGAAGAAGGCGGCCGATGCCAAgcggaagaggaagaacaaCGAGGCATGGAGCGGAAAGCAAGAGCAGGAAGAGCACCGGACCGAGAGACGAGAGAAGCGGCACAAGAAGTCAGAGGCTAAAAGGCTGTCAACGATGACGGATGATGAGAAGGTCAAGCAAGCCGAGCTGGACGAGCTGATTCGGAAAGTCAGGGAAGAGAATATGGCAAAAGCGGCAAAGGAGGACGATGAGTTTGAAGGATTTGATTAG
- a CDS encoding uncharacterized protein (EggNog:ENOG41): protein MQTSSNPMETSNSTIQLTLPSRYSSAKPEPATQTTPPIEWFIRTWTVTHSTLSMWRTARNVRITYKALPPKPDGRVRIDDLVEYEPSNQADVVKSVAGIDTQSPDGGWDWRGKRWLFFVSSHWEVLGSGEETTADGETERWVVTWFAPTLFTKEGLDIYSDRREGLSEATYKKIDEALRTLDAKVLVDMVAQDMKPVEIKFPWKEIS, encoded by the coding sequence ATGCAAACCTCATCAAATCCAATGGAAACCTCAAATTCTACAATTCAGCTCACGCTGCCATCCAGATACTCCTCCGCCAAGCCTGAGCCTGCTACACAAACCACACCCCCTATCGAGTGGTTCATCAGAACATGGACCGTGACGCACTCAACCCTCTCCATGTGGCGCACAGCGCGTAACGTGCGCATCACCTACAAGGCCCTCCCTCCTAAACCAGACGGCCGCGTGCGCATCGACGATCTCGTAGAGTACGAGCCCAGCAATCAAGCCGACGTGGTCAAGTCCGTGGCCGGCATAGACACGCAGAGCCCCGACGGCGGCTGGGACTGGCGCGGCAAGAGGTGGCTCTTCTTCGTGAGCAGCCATTGGGAGGTTCTGGGGTCCGGCGAGGAGACGACGGCGGATGGCGAGACAGAGAGATGGGTGGTGACGTGGTTTGCGCCGACGCTGTTTACGAAGGAAGGATTGGATATTTACAGTGATCGGAGGGAAGGGCTTAGTGAGGCGACGTATAAGAAGATTGATGAGGCACTGAGGACGTTGGATGCGAAGGTGTTGGTTGATATGGTTGCGCAGGATATGAAGCCTGTTGAGATAAAGTTTCCATGGAAGGAGATTTCCTAA
- a CDS encoding uncharacterized protein (BUSCO:EOG092D0KBR), with protein MSRAPPSGGNPGRSMFGGMGLPGGNPRVPPSQGQRPPSSGSYQPYGGAPQAGYGGPSSPGRSRFSEKGPSGGGRVVQLQVEKVADKTLQSRLIYGNVCAVSAEDFPPRPDRSDYYILLRAGQPPGEFVVTATPIPGFPRGCISLSDPQRTWCGVAMRDVFTGEVYDPFASGGKAYLGSLDLEIGFASPTKKTEVPYDEDELSKIFLNTFQNQILAPGQRILMDVRNIPLMIVVKTVGLVDLSTADDAGRQVQRESHARGILTNQTRVLFHRDAKGEFNLKPSATKPNSNAILAPDFKFEDMGIGGLGDEFSTIFRRAFASRVFPPGLVAKMGIPHVRGMLLYGPPGTGKTLIARQIGHMLNARPPKVINGPEVLNKYVGQSEENIRKLFADAEKEYKEKGDESGLHIIIFDELDAVCKQRGSGAGGGTGVGDSVVNQLLSKLDGVDQLNNILLIGMTNRKDMIDDALLRPGRLEVHLEISLPDEEGRLEILKIHTSKMSTNGILDPNVNFEELAALTKNYSGAEINGLVKAAASFAFSRHTEVGQLAAVKNDVANMRVNRDDFMNALTEVRPAYGVSEAELEEAVRLGVIPYGPHIEPTIQEMMRVVGMIKEDPNKFSTSVLFHGPRSSGKTALAAHIAMQSGFPFVKLVTPADLVGYRDEFAKKDYVHKAFADAYKSPSSILILDDFERLIGWNPIGPRFSNVMLEALTTLIVSKPPKGHRLLIFVTTSKASVLKMLEVDQDFAKKVAVPAVSNLRELAVVLHESRVLSSADVNQTINIIQERTGSESVAVGVKTVLDCIFEARAGSGTSNVVETLSDLLVENIQEMRL; from the exons ATGTCTAGAGCCCCTCCATCAGGCGGTAACCCCGGTCGGTCCATGTTTGGCGGCATGGGACTGCCAGGAGGCAATCCTCGAGTCCCTCCTAGCCAAGGCCAGCGACCGCCTTCTTCCGGCTCATACCAGCCCTATGGAGGTGCACCGCAGGCAGGATACGGCGGACCTAGCTCACCAGGCAGGTCGCGATTTAGCGAGAAGGGGCCGTCTGGCGGCGGCCGAGTAGTCCAATTGCAGGTCGAGAAGGTTGCGGACAAGACTCTGCAATCGAGACTTATCTACGGAAACGT TTGTGCTGTGTCTGCCGAAGACTTCCCTCCCCGACCTGACCGCTCCGATTATTATATCCTCCTCCGCGCGGGCCAGCCTCCTGGGGAGTTCGTTGTTACCGCCACGCCTATCCCTGGATTTCCGCGAGGCTGCATCAGCTTATCCGACCCCCAGCGTACATGGTGTGGCGTTGCTATGAGAGACGTCTTCACCGGCGAGGTCTATGATCCTTTCGCGTCTGGCGGCAAGGCATACCTGGGCTCTCTAGATTTAGAGATTGGGTTCGCTTCCCCAACGAAGAAGACCGAAGTTCCatacgatgaagacgaattAAGCAAAATCTTTCTCAATACTTTCCAAAATCAGATCCTTGCTCCTGGGCAGAGAATCCTAATGGATGTTCGAAACATCCCGCTCATGATCGTTGTCAAAACTGTTGGATTGGTCGACTTGTCCACAGCAGATGACGCAGGCAGACAGGTTCAGCGGGAATCTCACGCCAGAGGAATTCTGACCAACCAGACCCGGGTTTTATTCCACCGGGATGCAAAGGGAGAATTTAACCTCAAACCATCGGCCACGAAGCCAAACTCCAATGCCATCTTGGCACCGGATTTCAAATTCGAGGACATGGGAATTGGTGGCCTGGGAGATGAGTTTTCTACCATTTTCCGTCGTGCATTTGCATCTCGTGTTTTCCCGCCTGGCTTGGTTGCCAAAATGGGCATCCCACACGTCAGGGGAATGCTTCTTTACGGTCCTCCCGGAACGGGAAAGACGTTGATCGCGAGACAGATTGGTCACATGCTCAACGCCAGACCGCCAAAGGTCATCAACGGTCCTGAGGTATTGAATAAATATGTCGGTCAGTCCGAAGAGAATATTCGCAAACTCTTTGCAGATGCCGAAAAAGAgtacaaagaaaaaggagatgaGAGTGGCCTTcatatcatcatcttcgatgAGTTGGATGCTGTCTGCAAGCAGCGTGGATCTGGAGCCGGCGGCGGTACTGGTGTTGGTGACAGTGTTGTCAACCAGCTTCTTTCGAAGCTGGATGGTGTTGACCAATTGAACAACATTCTTTTGATCGGAATGACGAATCGAAAGGATATGATCGACGATGCCCTTTTACGACCTGGCCGTCTAGAGGTTCATCTCGAAATTTCTCTCCCTGATGAGGAAGGACGACTGGAAATCCTCAAGATTCACACCTCAAAAATGAGCACCAACGGTATCTTGGACCCGAACGTCAACTTTGAGGAGCTGGCAGCGCTTACCAAGAACTATTCCGGTGCTGAAATCAACGGTCTTgtgaaagcagcagcctcctttgccttctcACGACATACAGAAGTGGGACAGCTTGCGGCAGTGAAGAACGACGTTGCGAACATGAGGGTAAACCGTGATGACTTTATGAATGCCTTGACGGAGGTTCGTCCCGCCTACGGAGTGTCCGAGGCTGAACTTGAAGAGGCGGTTAGATTGGGCGTGATTCCTTATGGTCCGCATATCGAACCTACTATTCAGGAGATGATGCGCGTTGTGGGTATGATCAAAGAGGACCCCAATAAATTTAGCACTTCCGTGCTTTTCCATGGTCCAAGATCTTCCGGAAAGACAGCTTTGGCAGCGCATATTGCTATGCAATCGGGATTCCCCTTTGTCAAGCTGGTGACGCCGGCTGACCTAGTGGGCTACCGAGACGAATTTGCCAAGAAGGACTACGTTCACAAGGCGTTTGCGGATGCCTACAAATCACCCTCCAGTATTCTCATCCTTGACGATTTTGAGCGGTTGATTGGCTGGAACCCGATTGGACCGCGATTTTCCAATGTCATGCTCGAGGCCCTGACTACACTCATCGTGTCAAAGCCTCCCAAG GGACATCGACTTCTTATTTTCGTAACAACATCAAAGGCTTCGGTGCTCAAGATGCTCGAAGTTGATCAAGATTTCGCCAAAAAGGTTGCTGTACCAGCAGTTTCAAATCTACGCGAACTGGCTGTTGTCCTTCACGAATCCAGAGTTTTGAGCTCAGCGGATGTCAACCAAACCATAAATATCATCCAAGAGCGTACAGGATCAGAGTCGGTGGCTGTTGGAGTCAAGACTGTTCTAGACTGCATCTTCGAAGCCAGAGCTGGAAGTGGCACCAGCAACGTAGTGGAAACACTATCAGATCTTTTGGTTGAGAATATACAAGAGATGAGACTTTAG
- a CDS encoding uncharacterized protein (EggNog:ENOG41): MAQAMGFSSFGHQNRPQKRKYNPHADAVIRSDSKTAQRAAKASATGSNSTPLGVPSSKPNQAAANADEIDLDEDEDGVDNDDDDIASNPAEIPEPAETPAALVRPHGLPERPVPGTGFIGSPGGHQGGHGHHQDGSRNHTWYEGYYDPKSNENPWKRLEGSKGLQPMGTYLS, encoded by the coding sequence ATGGCCCAGGCCATGGGCTTCTCATCTTTCGGCCACCAAAACCGGCCCCAGAAGCGCAAATACAACCCTCACGCCGACGCAGTCATAAGGTCGGACTCCAAGACCGCCCAGCGCGCTGCCAAAGCCTCCGCCACGGGCTCAAACTCCACACCTCTCGGTGTACCAAGCAGCAAGCCCAATCAGGCCGCCGCCAATGCTGATGAGATTGACTtggacgaggatgaagatggagttgacaatgacgatgacgatatcGCGTCAAATCCAGCTGAGATTCCCGAACCTGCAGAGACCCCGGCGGCGTTAGTGCGCCCTCATGGATTACCGGAGCGCCCTGTTCCAGGGACCGGGTTTATTGGGTCACCAGGCGGTCATCAGGGTGGCCACGGGCACCACCAGGATGGCTCACGGAATCACACCTGGTATGAGGGATATTACGACCCCAAGTCAAATGAGAATCCGTGGAAACGACTGGAGGGATCAAAAGGCCTACAGCCCATGGGCACATATCTCTCTTAG
- a CDS encoding uncharacterized protein (EggNog:ENOG41) codes for MQEVDAQRRLAILRGEAPPPLEDECEAESEKARDTSGDARSNFTGSGRKRRKRPGENDTEFELRLAKERNNAAYAVVESGRKLASSAPIVDHAGHIDLFGDERARAHAEKNQEAEAERKKKEREYEDQYTMRFSNAAGKDGISQPWYSHGEGVAPDVSAKNVWGQNDPDRKTRDTQRINSNDPLAMMKKGAMQVRELKKERRKIQEERDEELRQLRKESHRDRHRDRHSERERRERRGYSDAQRHESRRARSKERDTDSRGRHDDHRERRRHKEEERRKRHRDSRSCSPDWRGHRHRHDER; via the coding sequence ATGCAAGAAGTCGATGCTCAAAGACGATTAGCGATTCTGCGTGGCGAGGCACCACCCCCATTAGAAGACGAATGCGAGGCCGAATCAGAAAAAGCGCGAGATACCTCTGGTGATGCGCGCTCAAATTTCACAGGCAGCGGTcgcaagaggagaaagcgGCCCGGGGAGAACGATACCGAGTTCGAGCTACGCCTAGCAAAGGAGAGGAACAATGCGGCATACGCAGTCGTGGAATCCGGCCGCAAACTGGCGAGCTCAGCCCCGATAGTCGACCATGCAGGACACATTGACCTCTTTGGCGACGAGCGAGCCAGAGCGCATGCAGAGAAGAACCAGGAGGCAGAagcggagaggaagaagaaagaacgaGAATATGAAGACCAGTATACGATGCGATTCTCCAACGCCGCTGGCAAAGATGGAATCAGTCAGCCTTGGTACTCACATGGCGAAGGAGTCGCCCCAGATGTCTCTGCAAAAAACGTCTGGGGACAAAACGATCCCGATCGCAAGACTCGCGACACTCAGCGAATCAATTCCAACGATCCGTTAGCTATGATGAAGAAAGGGGCTATGCAGGTTAGAGAGTTGAAAAAAGAGCGCAGAAAAATACAAGAGGAGAGGGATGAGGAACTCAGACAGCTGCGCAAAGAAAGCCATCGTGATAGGCATCGAGATAGGCATTCGGAAAGAGAGCGACGAGAACGGAGAGGCTATTCAGATGCCCAGAGGCATGAGTCGAGAAGGGCGCGgtcaaaagagagagatacgGATTCGCGTGGGCGCCATGACGATCATcgtgagagaagaaggcataaagaggaggagcggcGAAAGAGGCATCGCGATTCACGGTCGTGCTCACCGGATTGGAGGGGGCACCGACATAGACACGATGAAAGGTGA
- a CDS encoding uncharacterized protein (MEROPS:MER0011806~BUSCO:EOG092D1RSV), translating into MCGVSAILLGDSKATTAAVDLHESLYFLQHRGQDAAGIAVCQGGRVYQCKGNGMAAKVFDEGKRTVDLPGFMGISHLRYPTAGTASASEAQPFFVNAPYGLSMSVNGNLVNTPELVRFLDCEARRHVNTDSDSELLLNIFAHGLSEIGKVRANVEDVFTALQEVYKRCHGAFACTAMIAGFGILGFRDENGIRPLCLGSRPSETLEGAMDYFMASESIALTQLGFKNIVDILPGQAVFIPKGGSPQFHQVVERKSYTPDLFEFIYFSRPDSTIDGMSVHHSRQNMGFKLAKRMRQVLGEEEIRNIDVVIPIPETSNTAAATLAKELDKPFSNAWIKNRYVYRTFIVPGQKARQKSVRRKLSPIASEFKDKIVCMVDDSIVRGTTSREIVQMARECQAKKIIIVSCCPEITHPHVYGIDLADPAQLLAHGRTLQEMTDLIQCDTLVFQTLEDLKDACLEAKDDKSEVHDFEVGVFCGQYKTPVPDDYFPHANGVDGNKKRKSAAITEVGGDSDAVLVASSGPVNVKLPRRSMDEAVPKGPEYREDVSIYNFASRS; encoded by the exons ATGTGTGGTGTCTCGGCCATATTG TTGGGTGACTCCAAAGCCACTACGGCTGCGGTCGACCTACACGAATCCTTATATTTCCTACAACAT CGCGGTCAAGATGCCGCTGGTATTGCCGTGTGCCAGGGCGGAAGAGTCTATCAATGCAAAGGAAATGGAATGGCCGCAAAGGTGTTTGACGAGGGAAAGCGTACAGTCGAT CTCCCCGGCTTCATGGG AATTTCCCATCTTCGGTACCCGACTGCGGGCACCGCGTCCGC GTCCGAAGCGCAACCATTCTTCGTTAATGCCCCGTACGGCCTGTCCATGAGCGTCAACGGAAATCTGGTAAACACACCGGAGCTGGTTAGATTCTTGGACTGTGAGGCTCGAAGACATGTGAATACCGACTCAGACTCAGAACTCTT GCTCAATATCTTTGCCCATGGCCTCAGCGAAATTGGCAAGGTCCGAGCGAACGTCGAGGATGTCTTCACCGCGCTACAGGAAGTGTATAAGAGATGCCACGGCGCCTTCGCTTGTACTGCCATGATTGCCGGCTTTGGAATCTTGGGCTTCCGCGATGAAAACGGCATCAGGCCACTTTGCCTGGGATCCCGACCCTCCGAAACGCTTGAAGGTGCTATGGATTATTTCATGGCTTCGGAATCTATTGCCCTGACCCAACTTGGATTCAAGAACATTGTCGACATATTGCCAGGACAGGCCGTTTTCATTCCGAAAGGAGGAAGCCCCCAGTTCCATCAAGTCGTGGAGAGGAAATCATACACGCCCGACCTGTTCGAATTCATCTATTTTTCGAGACCGGACAGCACTATTGATGGAATGTCTGTCCACCATAGCCGACAGAACATGGGTTTCAAGCTGGCAAAGAGGATGAGACAAGTgttgggagaagaggagattcGTAACATTGATGTTG TCATCCCGATCCCGGAG ACGAGTAacacagctgctgctacgcTGGCTAAAGAGCTGGACAAGCCATTTTCCAATGCCTGGATCAAGAACCGATACGTATACCGTACATTCATT GTCCCTGGCCAAAAAGCACGACAAAAGAGTGTTCGCCGGAAACTCTCGCCTATTGCGTCCGAATTCAAAGACAAAATCGTTTGCAT GGTCGATGATAGTATCGTGCGCGGAACTACTTCTCGCGAGATT GTTCAAATGGCCAGGGAATGCCAGGCGAAGAAGATTATCATCGTGTCTTGCTGTCCAGAGATCACTCATCCTCACGTC tACGGAATTGATCTTGCCGATCCAGCTC AACTCCTCGCACACGGTAGGACGCTACAAGAGATGACCGACCTCATCCAATGCGACACTTTGGTTTTCCAAACGCTTGAGGATTTGAAAGATGCTTGTTTAGAAGCGAAAGACGACAAGAGCGAAGTTCATGACTTTGAAGTTGGTGTCTTTTGCGGCCAATACAAGACCCCGGTGCCCGACGACTATTTCCCGCATGCGAATGGGGTTGATGggaacaagaagaggaagagcgcgGCTATTACAGAAGTAGGAGGAGATTCAGACGCTGTTTTGGTTGCGAGCAGCGGCCCTGTGAACGTGAAGCTCCCCCGCAGGTCGATGGATGAGGCTGTCCCCAAGGGTCCGGAGTATCGGGAAGATGTCAG TATTTATAACTTTGCAAGCAGGTCTTAG
- a CDS encoding uncharacterized protein (TransMembrane:6 (i159-176o188-206i227-246o252-273i285-305o376-393i)) translates to MSLRRQSGARHVPDMPRIISPSPTPSERDVQDYVGPMTRSRRKAPTQQAVEELSDEEGFDSASGIRRSRTRSRSPIDSRGVPRMTPKTSKASTSQKPELDGIMATATATRLATTNGHLAPPLPATPTGWSWRDFSRSPSPLGLIPIHRHWRTFVHKHEVPRKVLHVSIGFFVVWLYSSGTQTSAVPPYLMSALIPITTVDWLRHRYASFNRLYVKVLGALMRESEYAGWNGVIFYLLGAWITLYFFPKDVGVIGVLLLSWCDTAASTFGRLWGKYTPRLRRGKSLAGSLAAFIVGVATSYLWYGWLVPTIGPMPGDENFMFTGTLSLPRALTEAVGLPESLTSVSGPVALGIMSVWSGFVASASEVADLFGWDDNLTIPVLSGLGIWGFLKLFG, encoded by the coding sequence ATGTCGCTCCGTCGCCAGTCAGGCGCCCGCCACGTCCCGGACATGCCTCGCATCATCTCGCCGAGCCCGACACCGTCAGAACGAGACGTGCAGGATTACGTGGGCCCAATGACCCGGAGTCGAAGAAAGGCCCCGACGCAGCAGGCGGTGGAGGAGCTGAGCGACGAGGAGGGCTTCGACAGTGCTTCCGGGATCCGGAGATCCCGTACAAGAAGCCGCTCCCCCATCGACTCGCGCGGCGTCCCTCGCATGACACCCAAGACGTCCAAGGCTTCAACATCGCAAAAGCCCGAGTTGGACGGCATCATGGCGACCGCTACGGCCACCAGACTGGCCACCACGAACGGCCACTTGGcgcctcctctgcctgcGACACCGACGGGATGGAGCTGGCGCGACTTCAGCCGGAGTCCCAGTCCTCTCGGCCTTATCCCAATCCATCGACACTGGCGGACGTTTGTGCACAAGCACGAGGTCCCGCGCAAGGTCCTCCACGTCTCCATcggcttcttcgtcgtctggCTCTACAGCTCCGGCACCCAGACCAGCGCCGTGCCGCCATATCTGATGAGCGCGCTGATCCCAATCACAACGGTTGACTGGCTGCGGCACCGATACGCATCCTTCAACCGGCTCTACGTCAAGGTACTCGGCGCCCTTATGAGAGAAAGCGAGTACGCAGGCTGGAACGGCGTCATTTTCTACCTCCTCGGCGCCTGGATCACTCTCTACTTCTTCCCCAAGGACGTTGGCGTCATAGGCGTCCTGCTGCTCAGCTGGTGCGATACAGCCGCCAGCACATTCGGCCGACTCTGGGGAAAATATACCCCGAGACTGCGCCGCGGCAAGTCTCTCGCCGGATCGCTGGCCGCCTTCATTGTTGGCGTGGCCACTTCCTACCTCTGGTACGGATGGCTCGTCCCCACCATCGGACCTATGCCCGGCGACGAGAACTTCATGTTTACCGGTACTCTCTCTCTGCCACGAGCACTGACAGAGGCAGTTGGCCTGCCAGAGAGCTTGACCTCTGTCTCTGGCCCTGTTGCCCTTGGCATCATGAGCGTCTGGTCTGGCTTCGTCGCTTCAGCCAGTGAAGTGGCTGACCTCTTCGGATGGGACGACAACCTGACGATCCCAGTGCTTAGCGGACTCGGCATTTGGGGATTCCTTAAACTGTTTGGCTAG
- a CDS encoding uncharacterized protein (EggNog:ENOG41) has protein sequence MPLHLLGKKSWNVYNADNIARVRRDEAAAKAAEQAEEQRMQEVDAQRRLAILRGEAPPPLEDECEAESEKARDTSGDARSNFTGSGRKRRKRPGENDTEFELRLAKERNNAAYAVVESGRKLASSAPIVDHAGHIDLFGDERARAHAEKNQEAEAERKKKEREYEDQYTMRFSNAAGKDGISQPWYSHGEGVAPDVSAKNVWGQNDPDRKTRDTQRINSNDPLAMMKKGAMQVRELKKERRKIQEERDEELRQLRKESHRDRHRDRHSERERRERRGYSDAQRHESRRARSKERDTDSRGRHDDHRERRRHKEEERRKRHRDSRSCSPDWRGHRHRHDER, from the exons ATGCCACT TCATCTGCTAGGTAAAAAGTCATGGAATGTCTACAATGCCGACAACATTGCACGCGTCCGAAGAGATGAGGCGGCCGCCAAGGCCGCAGAGCAAGCCGAAGAACAGCGCATGCAAGAAGTCGATGCTCAAAGACGATTAGCGATTCTGCGTGGCGAGGCACCACCCCCATTAGAAGACGAATGCGAGGCCGAATCAGAAAAAGCGCGAGATACCTCTGGTGATGCGCGCTCAAATTTCACAGGCAGCGGTcgcaagaggagaaagcgGCCCGGGGAGAACGATACCGAGTTCGAGCTACGCCTAGCAAAGGAGAGGAACAATGCGGCATACGCAGTCGTGGAATCCGGCCGCAAACTGGCGAGCTCAGCCCCGATAGTCGACCATGCAGGACACATTGACCTCTTTGGCGACGAGCGAGCCAGAGCGCATGCAGAGAAGAACCAGGAGGCAGAagcggagaggaagaagaaagaacgaGAATATGAAGACCAGTATACGATGCGATTCTCCAACGCCGCTGGCAAAGATGGAATCAGTCAGCCTTGGTACTCACATGGCGAAGGAGTCGCCCCAGATGTCTCTGCAAAAAACGTCTGGGGACAAAACGATCCCGATCGCAAGACTCGCGACACTCAGCGAATCAATTCCAACGATCCGTTAGCTATGATGAAGAAAGGGGCTATGCAGGTTAGAGAGTTGAAAAAAGAGCGCAGAAAAATACAAGAGGAGAGGGATGAGGAACTCAGACAGCTGCGCAAAGAAAGCCATCGTGATAGGCATCGAGATAGGCATTCGGAAAGAGAGCGACGAGAACGGAGAGGCTATTCAGATGCCCAGAGGCATGAGTCGAGAAGGGCGCGgtcaaaagagagagatacgGATTCGCGTGGGCGCCATGACGATCATcgtgagagaagaaggcataaagaggaggagcggcGAAAGAGGCATCGCGATTCACGGTCGTGCTCACCGGATTGGAGGGGGCACCGACATAGACACGATGAAAGGTGA